The genomic segment TACACAGGTACTGACCCTGGTCAGCGGCTTGTAAGCAAGGCAGTGTTTCCAGCTCCCGATACATACATCACTGATCGTAATCTCGTCGAACAACAGTGGGCTGCACAGCTGGCAGACGACGGTGTCGAAATTAACGAAGACTATACCGTCACGAAAGCCGAGTTTGAATCACTCGCTGACACGCACGATATACTCGTTGATGCGACAGGCCAGCCATCTCTCACCAGTAAAGTTGCGGGGACTACGAACGAGTACGGCGGGCACCTGACGGCGCTTAATGCTAACGTGACCGGTGATTTCTCCGATCTCTATCCGAAGGCACGCATCGTCCTCGAAAACTACGTTGGCTATGCGTGGGCGTTCCCGAAGACACCGACACGCGCCAACGTCGGCATCGGATGGGGCCAGCGCGACCTTCCAGACGATTACATGGCCGAATTGAGAGCGGTCTGTGAACGCAATGGCTGGCCTGCGCCCACGAGGGACCAGACGAACGTGGCGATCATCCCTAAGGGACCGAGTTTGAACCCAGCACGGACCTACCTCCCTACGTACAACGTCGTCCGAGTCGGTGATGCAGCAGGTATCGCTAACCGACTCTCCGGAAAAGGAATCTCTCAGGGGATACACTCCTCGTATCTGATGGCACAACTCGTAGCCGAGGACCGCCTCACCGAATATCCGGATGTCCTCCACGATCACCTTCGTTCCGAGCACTTTTTGGCTCACGTCGTCCGCGGTGTGCTCGAAGCAGGAGAACCCGAATTGCTTGGTGACATCCTCGATACGGTCGCCGGCATTACTATCGAAGACATCGACCGCTCGCCCCGATTAGCACTGACTCGTCTTCTCCGTCGTCCAACCCTCTTTGCTCGACTGGTAGCACAACCACGGGTTCGCAGAAATGCGTTCGAGGCATACACTGATCGATGGGAATATCGATCACCAGAATGATTGGTATCGAATCGAGTTACGACGTTCGAACCGTGAGCACAGGGACGTCACTGCTTCGGACCACTCGTTCGGCAACACTTCCTAGTACGAATCGGTCCCATCCACTTCGTCCATGTGTTCCCATAACCACGAGATCAACGTCGTTCTCTGTCGTGTACGAGAGTATCTCTTGATGAGGGACGCCCCTGCGGATAGTCGTCTGCACGTCGGTATTCGAAGCAGCTATTTCCTCGAAGTCGCCGACGACCCGTTCACCGCGGTGTTCCCAGGCTCTGATCGCGTCGTCCCACGTATAGCCCGGTCGGCTGGTATAGGCGCGCTTATCGATGACGAATAAGCCGTGTACAGTAGCATCGGTTCGCTGGGAAACATCTATACCGTGCTCACTGGCGGTTGTGGCGCTTTTACTTCCGTCAGTGGCAACAAGAACGTTCGTGAAGTCAACGTCTGAATCGGCATCTGTGCCATCGTGTTCTCGGACAGTGAGGATGGGAATGGGAGCTGTTCGTACAATCGTCGCCGCCGTGCTGCCGAGCAGGTACTTCGCAAGACCGGTCCGTCCGTGAGTACCCATCGTAATGAGGTCAACATCATTAGCTGCTGAGTACTCTTGGATGACTTCAGCAGGGACGCCAGGTTGAACGTTCGTTTTGACGGTGAGGCCACGTGCACGGGCTCCCTCAGCAATCTGGTTTGTTAGATCTTTGCCTTCTTGTCTTCTTGCATCTTTGAATTCAGTAGGTGCTTCGTCCCACCCTTTCTCACCAGTATCGATAACATGGAGGGCATGAACAGTTGCATTGTACGCTTCTGCAAGTGCAAAACCGAAGTGACTCGCTCGCTCGGCAGCGCGACTTCCATCGGTTGGAACAAGGATTCTCTCGTACATACCCTAGATGTGCACTCATCGCGGTAATCAAACGGTTGTCAGTATTATCTAGATAAGTACTTCCTCGGCGAGACCCCTTGATTTAGTACTCAATTCGACCGGTTCTGGACCAGAGTGTGCGAAGCGGCGGCGAAGCAAAGCCGGTGAGGACTGGTAAATTAGGAGTAGAAGCACTGTCTAGTTAAGCTCTTCTGGCTCAGGGCGACGTTTCAGGGGCTGTCGCGGCACTATCGTTAAATCGTTCACCGTTCCCACGTCTCGCGGTTTTCCTTATCTAGACAGTGCCGGAGTAGAAGGCGACTGTGAAACCGATTCAAACGGAGAGATCGGCGCGACGAAGAAGTTGAGCGTTAATGGCAACGATGACTGTACTTGCAGACATGAGAATTGCACCGATCGCTGGTGACAGTATAATACCGATCGGCGCGAGTATTCCAGCTGCGAGCGGCAGTGCGAACACGTTGTAGCCGGCTGCCCACACGAGGTTCTCCTGCATCTTTCGGTAGCTCTTCCGACTCAGACGAACGAGATGAACGACGTCCCGCGGATCGTTCTCCACGAGGACGACATCGGCTGACTCCACAGCAACGTCGGTTCCCGAGCCGATGGCGATACCGACGTCGGAGCGCGTCAATGCAGGCGCGTCGTTCACTCCGTCACCGACCATCGCCACCAACTTCCCTTGATCCTGTAACTCGATGATTTTCTTGTCTTTGTCTTCCGGAAGAACTTCGGCGAAGTAGGTGTCGATATCGAGTTCTTCGGAGACGGCCCGAGCGACGTCCTCGGAGTCACCGGTCAACATCGCAACTTCGACGTTCATGTCGTGGAGCGCTTCGATCGCTTCGTGACTCGCGTCACGAATTACGTCTGCGAGCGCGACTGCGCCCCAGGCTTCCCCGTTCCGAAGCAAGTACACAACGCCCTGCCCGCGGGATCCCGCATCGTCTGCGAACGCTTTGAGATCATCATCGAGTTCAACATCGAGGTGGCGGAGGAGATTCGGCCCGCCGACGTAGACTGTTTCGCCATCTCGAACTTGGTCACTGGCCACGCCGGGAGTAGCAGCGGCTTCCAGTTCGACAGTTGCACGGACCCCCCGGCCTTCGAGCGCCTCGAACTCTCGTACGCTAGGGACAGAAAGTCCTCGGTCACGAGCCTCCTCACGTATTGCCTCAGCAATCATATGTTCGGAGTCTCCCTCGGCAGCAGCCATCACCGCCAGTAGTTCGTCTTCGTCCCAACTCCCCGACGTAGCGATATCGACAACACCCTGTTCACCTTTCGTGAGGGTTCCCGTTTTGTCGAAGACGATCGTATCCAGGTTTCGCGCTTCCTCCATGGCGATCCGATCCCGGATGAGCATGCCGTTGTTCGCCGCCATCGTGGTATTGATGGCGACCACTAACGGGACGGCGAGCCCGAGCGCATGCGGACACGCGATGACCAGCACCGTGACGACGCGCTCGACCGTCGTCAGACCGAACCCCGCGGCTATCGTCCACGCAACGGCCGTTACGACCGCAACGGAAATTGCGACGAAGAACAGCCAGCCGGCGGCTTTATCGGCCAGCACCTGCGTTCGTGATTTGCTCTGCTGAGCTTCCTCGACCAGCCGCATGATTCCCGAGAGTGTCGTCTCGTCGCCGGTCGCGGTGACGCGAACGCGAAGGCTTCCATCCTGGTTCGTCGTGCCACCGATCACCTCGTCATCCGGTTCTTTCTTGACCGGTCGTGATTCACCGGTGATTAGCGCCTCACTGACGTTCGATTCGCCCTCTTGGACGATGCCATCAGCGGGAATATTTGATCCGGGGCGAACGAGGACGATATCTCCAGCTTTAAGCTCATCAACCCGAACTTCTTCAGTTTCGCCGTCCTCTCTTATGCGTTCAGCTGTATCCGGCATCAACGCCGCGAGTTCGTCGAGCGCGCCCGATGCCCGACGAACGCTTCGCATCTCGATCCAGTGGCCCAGCAAGAAGATGACGATCAGCGTGACCAGTTCCCAGAAGAACGTCTCACCGATATCGAACAGAACCGCCAAAACGCTGTAGACGAAGGCGACAGTGATTGCCAGCGAAATCAACATCATCATGCCTGGCTCTCGACGGCGAGCCTCGGCCGTGGCCATCCGAAGGAAGGGGGTGCCACCGTAGAGGAAGACCGCAACGCCGAGAACGGGTACTATGAACTCACTTCCCGGGAAGGGGGGAGCGGTGAAGCCGAGCCACGCTTGGATCGAAGGGCTATAAATTAGAACCGGAATGCTGAGAACGAAACAGATGAAAAACCGCTTTTTGAACATCTGCTCGTGACCGGAGTGGTCAACGTGTGCCTCGTGTCTGTGATCGTCATGCTCTTCATGTTCATCTGTTGTGGGATCGTGCGGATGTGACCCCTGATAGTGGGAGGGACGCTCCTCTGCTTGAGGTCGCTCGACCTCCTCTGCTGTCAAGCCACACATTCGGCAACACGGGCAGCGATGGTCAGTTGGCTTTTCTTTCTCTGATCTTTCTGTAGGGGTTTCGTGCGCGTCGTGAGTGTGTGTTACATCGTGTTCTGACATCTTTATCGCCTCAATTGCGACCGTTCCCGGCGGACTTCGACTTCTCCGGTAGAGAGTTCCCTGCTACTATACGAGATGTACAACGCTTCGAGCGCAGCGTTTGTCTCCCGGTTCTACGTTTAGGTACTACCTCGTATACGAAATAGCTGACACCGAAAATCACGAGAGGAGATCCCTAGATGAGCAACCATGGCCATATCATCTCACGTATCTACATGACTGTACTGTGGAGAATAGAATATGTAAAAACGAAAAACGAGCATGGTGAATTAAAAGAGAGGTTCAGCGGCGGCTATCGAGTCTATTGTGCGCTAAACAAGATCCTCAGTATTAGGGGGATCTCCTTTCGACTAGCCAGGAGCTTCTCGGAAAATCTGCATAGAAAATTCATACACTCAACAATCCCAGTCGTCTTGCCACTCTTCCATTAGTTCGATCTCGTTTTGTTGAACTTCGATGATGTCCTCTGCGACATTGGCGACGCGCTGAGATTCACCCTCATCGAGGACGTGCTCGGACATCATGACTGCACCTTCGTGATGGCGAGCCATCTGTTCGACAAAGAGGCAATCAAACTCTTGGTCCTCAGCACGGCGAAGTTCTCGCTTGTCGTCGTGTGTCATCATGTGCTCCCGTGGCATCATCTCCTCCATCTCGTCGGGGTGCATCCCGTCGTCCATATCATCATCATCATCGTGCATCCCATCTCCCATGCCATCGTCACGCATCATACCATCCATCTGGCGAGACATCACACCGCCCACCTCGTCACAGCCAGCACCATCCGCCTCTTCGAGCAACTCACACATGAGATCGATCTCCGCCTCTTGGTCCTCAATGATTTCCGTCCGGAGATCAAGTAATTCCTGGCGATCCGTACGCTCTGGAACGAGTTCAGCCATGTGAATCGCCTCTTCGTGATGCATGATCATCATCCGCATGAACATGACATCGACATTGTTGAACTCCGAGTCCTCATCGGGACTGGTATCGTCTTGTTCATCATCTTCTTGCGTTCCGGTGGCCGTGTAGCCCACGAATCCAGCGGTACTCGCCGCTCCAGTCGCACAGAGGACCTGACGCCGTGTTGGATCAATCATTGTTGATTTCTTATCAATTATCGATTTGCTGTTTGTGTGATGTATTCACTGCTGGGGTCTGTTAGATCCGTTTCAGTGTTGCGGAGGGGAATTATGCCGATGCATGTCTCGACAGGAGTCGGCACACTCCCGCAGCACTTCGGCACAGACTTGGCAGTGGTCGTGATCGTGTGTTCGCACTCGTCGGCACACTCCTCGCAAGCCTCGGTGCACGTTTCTGCTAGATCACTGCTGTACCCGGAGTCGCGCGCCATGAACCGGGCGTGCAGCGTCGTGAGACCGGCGATGTCCCGACAGAGACGAATGCAGCGAGCCATCTCTTCGCCCATCCCAATACACTCGTCAGCACACCACTCGCACGCTTGAGCGGCTTCAAGGCAGTTATCGATACACTCCGCCATCCGGTCGTTCTCTCCAACGTGACTAATTTGAGTTAAGGCCATCAAAACACGCTCCACCTGATCTCGGTATAAAACAAGGGCTGGAATATGCGACCTATTGAATGATTTTATAAATTGAACATCCGGGAAAGGTCGTCCACGACGTCGAAGATTTTCTTGCCTTCCAAGAGAATGGCGCGGCCGCGCCATTCCCGTAATTCCTCCGTCACAACCGGGTTTGCGCTCTTTTTCAACCGGCTCACGAAGTAGCCGTCGTTCTCGTCGATCAACGCGAACCGCCGGTACTTGAAGTAGGCGAGGTCGAAGATCGCTAGCCGTCCTTTCAGCCACGGTCCTGTGTTGAACGACGTGCTGTCGTGCGTTTTCTCGTCTGTGACGCTGAAGTGTTCGACCGTCTGGTCGGTGACGTTGTGGAGCAGGTGGAGCTTCGCTCCAGCCTGCTCCTCGTGACGTGCTTTGTACTCTTCAGAGAGCAACTCGTGCAACCGCAGGACGGTTCCATCAGCGATCATCAAGTCTCGAAAGCGGTCGAACTCATCAGAGACGGTGTGAGGGACAGCGACCTCGTCGAACCCGTATTCGACGAGGTCGCGGAGGTATTCTGCGAGCGTCGGAGTCAACCGCTGATAGAAGCCGCCCGGAGAGAGTGACTCGTCAGCAGTGGAGTTGTAGGTACGTCTGAAGGCCGCAAGCGTTCGGCTTCGCCGCAGGCGAAAGCCGAACGCGAACGACCAGACGAGTGGTGGGATCTGAATCTTCCCCTCGTGCTCGACCACGCCGACGGCATCGGCGTGGTCTTCGAGCGCTTCAAAGGGAAGGAGGTTAGTGAGACGGCGTTCAATGTGACGTGAGGAGGGTTCGGTGTGCACAGCTGTCACCTCCACATTCCTTCCGCGCTCTTGTGAGGAAGATTGTTGGCAGTGATAGCCCGTCCTGTACTGGGTCGGGTGAAGCGTCATCTTAGTCGGTGATGACTGCTGTCCCTGCGTACCATATCGGTTCAGCGTGGCAGCAAAACCGCCAGACGGC from the Natronococcus sp. AD-5 genome contains:
- a CDS encoding NAD(P)/FAD-dependent oxidoreductase, producing MNDQSDNDYTDPFRAGGGHFPGIGTATDCSDLSIAVLGGAVSGLAAAHAFRSLNSEVVLYERQSYSSKRVNCGEAMTAASAIPLTKTPRNGFANDTPAFEVHVYTGTDPGQRLVSKAVFPAPDTYITDRNLVEQQWAAQLADDGVEINEDYTVTKAEFESLADTHDILVDATGQPSLTSKVAGTTNEYGGHLTALNANVTGDFSDLYPKARIVLENYVGYAWAFPKTPTRANVGIGWGQRDLPDDYMAELRAVCERNGWPAPTRDQTNVAIIPKGPSLNPARTYLPTYNVVRVGDAAGIANRLSGKGISQGIHSSYLMAQLVAEDRLTEYPDVLHDHLRSEHFLAHVVRGVLEAGEPELLGDILDTVAGITIEDIDRSPRLALTRLLRRPTLFARLVAQPRVRRNAFEAYTDRWEYRSPE
- a CDS encoding universal stress protein translates to MYERILVPTDGSRAAERASHFGFALAEAYNATVHALHVIDTGEKGWDEAPTEFKDARRQEGKDLTNQIAEGARARGLTVKTNVQPGVPAEVIQEYSAANDVDLITMGTHGRTGLAKYLLGSTAATIVRTAPIPILTVREHDGTDADSDVDFTNVLVATDGSKSATTASEHGIDVSQRTDATVHGLFVIDKRAYTSRPGYTWDDAIRAWEHRGERVVGDFEEIAASNTDVQTTIRRGVPHQEILSYTTENDVDLVVMGTHGRSGWDRFVLGSVAERVVRSSDVPVLTVRTS
- a CDS encoding heavy metal translocating P-type ATPase; protein product: MSEHDVTHTHDAHETPTERSEKEKPTDHRCPCCRMCGLTAEEVERPQAEERPSHYQGSHPHDPTTDEHEEHDDHRHEAHVDHSGHEQMFKKRFFICFVLSIPVLIYSPSIQAWLGFTAPPFPGSEFIVPVLGVAVFLYGGTPFLRMATAEARRREPGMMMLISLAITVAFVYSVLAVLFDIGETFFWELVTLIVIFLLGHWIEMRSVRRASGALDELAALMPDTAERIREDGETEEVRVDELKAGDIVLVRPGSNIPADGIVQEGESNVSEALITGESRPVKKEPDDEVIGGTTNQDGSLRVRVTATGDETTLSGIMRLVEEAQQSKSRTQVLADKAAGWLFFVAISVAVVTAVAWTIAAGFGLTTVERVVTVLVIACPHALGLAVPLVVAINTTMAANNGMLIRDRIAMEEARNLDTIVFDKTGTLTKGEQGVVDIATSGSWDEDELLAVMAAAEGDSEHMIAEAIREEARDRGLSVPSVREFEALEGRGVRATVELEAAATPGVASDQVRDGETVYVGGPNLLRHLDVELDDDLKAFADDAGSRGQGVVYLLRNGEAWGAVALADVIRDASHEAIEALHDMNVEVAMLTGDSEDVARAVSEELDIDTYFAEVLPEDKDKKIIELQDQGKLVAMVGDGVNDAPALTRSDVGIAIGSGTDVAVESADVVLVENDPRDVVHLVRLSRKSYRKMQENLVWAAGYNVFALPLAAGILAPIGIILSPAIGAILMSASTVIVAINAQLLRRADLSV
- a CDS encoding DUF305 domain-containing protein; amino-acid sequence: MIDPTRRQVLCATGAASTAGFVGYTATGTQEDDEQDDTSPDEDSEFNNVDVMFMRMMIMHHEEAIHMAELVPERTDRQELLDLRTEIIEDQEAEIDLMCELLEEADGAGCDEVGGVMSRQMDGMMRDDGMGDGMHDDDDDMDDGMHPDEMEEMMPREHMMTHDDKRELRRAEDQEFDCLFVEQMARHHEGAVMMSEHVLDEGESQRVANVAEDIIEVQQNEIELMEEWQDDWDC